A genome region from Cucurbita pepo subsp. pepo cultivar mu-cu-16 chromosome LG02, ASM280686v2, whole genome shotgun sequence includes the following:
- the LOC111789025 gene encoding protein JINGUBANG-like: protein MFEDADSIPRAKYGGNMAHSDPNISTTLSVEDDDFAMRNSSASVGNNAYYDQGRTSGEGSPMTMSPWNQTSMFAKSPWSQVEENSGPQNGLIGSLVREEGHIYSLAAAGELLYTGSDSKNIRVWKDLKEYAAFKSSSGLVKAIIISGEKIFTGHQDGKIRVWKVSQKNPSDHKRAGTLPTLKDIFKSSINPNNYVEGRGRRRALWIKHSDAVSCLSLTEDKLLLYSASWDRTLKVWRISDSKCLESLNVHDDAVNSVVASVEGLVFTGSADGTVKVWQREAKGKATKHTLVESLLKQECAVTALAITEDGTFVYCGSSNGMVNFWERKEKLAHGGILKAHKMTVLCLVAAGCMLFSGSADKTICVWRRDGSVHTCLSVLSGHGGPVKCLAAEVDEESSKNGDKQWMVYSGSLDKSIKVWRVSEMAADRNGVAMMQQQFGTDTDSIPSENSFTSSTRAASIGKRP, encoded by the coding sequence ATGTTTGAAGACGCCGACAGCATTCCTCGAGCCAAATACGGTGGCAACATGGCACATTCCGACCCCAACATTTCGACCACGCTAAGCGTCGAAGACGATGATTTCGCCATGAGAAACAGCAGCGCTTCCGTCGGCAATAACGCCTATTACGACCAGGGTCGTACTAGCGGCGAAGGCTCTCCCATGACAATGTCGCCATGGAATCAGACCTCCATGTTCGCTAAATCCCCCTGGTCTCAAGTGGAAGAAAACAGCGGCCCACAAAATGGCTTGATTGGCTCTCTTGTTCGTGAAGAGGGCCATATCTATTCCTTGGCTGCTGCAGGGGAGCTTCTCTACACTGGCTCCGACAGTAAGAACATTCGAGTTTGGAAGGATTTGAAGGAATATGCCGCTTTTAAATCCAGCAGTGGGTTGGTGAAAGCCATTATAATCTCCGGCGAGAAGATTTTCACCGGACACCAAGACGGCAAAATCCGCGTCTGGAAGGTGTCCCAAAAGAACCCAAGTGATCATAAGCGAGCTGGAACATTGCCAACGCTCAAAGACATTTTCAAAAGCTCAATTAACCCCAACAATTACGTGGAAGGTCGAGGGCGTAGAAGGGCTTTGTGGATCAAGCACTCTGATGCAGTGTCCTGTTTGAGCCTGACAGAGGACAAACTCCTCTTATACTCTGCTTCGTGGGACAGAACTTTAAAGGTTTGGAGAATTTCAGACTCCAAGTGCTTGGAGTCACTGAATGTGCACGACGATGCGGTGAATTCGGTGGTGGCGAGCGTGGAGGGGCTGGTGTTTACCGGCTCGGCGGACGGGACAGTGAAGGTCTGGCAAAGAGAGGCGAAAGGGAAGGCAACAAAGCACACTCTGGTGGAGTCTCTGTTGAAGCAGGAATGTGCAGTGACGGCGCTGGCAATCACGGAAGACGGAACGTTTGTCTACTGTGGGTCATCTAATGGGATGGTGAACTTCTgggaaaggaaagagaaattGGCACACGGCGGCATTCTAAAAGCGCATAAGATGACTGTCCTGTGTCTGGTGGCAGCGGGGTGTATGCTGTTCAGTGGCTCCGCCGACAAGACCATATGCGTATGGCGTAGAGATGGGTCAGTCCACACATGTCTGTCGGTGCTATCGGGACACGGTGGGCCGGTGAAGTGCTTGGCAGCAGAAGTGGACGAGGAGTCATCGAAGAATGGGGACAAACAGTGGATGGTGTACAGTGGAAGCTTGGACAAGTCGATTAAGGTGTGGCGCGTGTCCGAGATGGCGGCGGACAGGAATGGTGTAGCGATGATGCAGCAGCAGTTCGGGACAGACACAGACTCAATACCATCAGAAAACAGCTTCACGTCTTCCACCAGAGCAGCCAGCATAGGCAAACGACCGTGA
- the LOC111787666 gene encoding cytochrome P450 CYP82D47-like, whose amino-acid sequence MELPHTSSSAAVAGIFALLIFLYALFNIYKRLSSNPKRLPPEPAGAWPVIGHLHLLSTTEPAHITLAKMADVYGPIFTLRLGMHKALIVSSWEIARECFTTKDRIFASRPKLVASKLLGYNYAMMGLSPYGSHWRHVRKMATLELFTNHRLQQLQHVRVSEVESAIKKLYALCGNGKEKALVDMKTWFGDITLNTIFRVVVGKRFSTAVEGGGNDEYRKALREFFEWFGVFVPSDSFPFLKWLDLGGHEKAMKKTAEVLDDVFDKWVEERRKMRASDEAKTAEHDFMDVMLSTVKDYDELSSYDANTVIKSTCLALILAGSDTTTVTMIWALSLLLNNPEALKKAQIELDEHVGRQKQVKESDVKNLVYLQAIVKETLRLYPPGPFGIPHESTEDCTINDYHIPARTRLMVNIQKLQRDPRVWEDPCEFQPERFLTRHRDFDVRGQSPEFIPFGNGRRMCPGISFALQIMHLTLANLLHRFEIDRSSKELMNMEESAGMTSIRKGPLEVVLSPRLRL is encoded by the exons TCACACCTCCTCATCGGCCGCCGTCGCCGGAATCTTCGCCCTTCTAATCTTCCTCTATGCCCTCTTCAACATATATAAAAGACTCAGCTCTAATCCAAAGAGACTCCCACCGGAACCCGCCGGAGCATGGCCGGTGATCGGTCACCTCCATCTACTAAGCACAACAGAGCCAGCCCACATAACGTTGGCCAAAATGGCGGATGTGTACGGACCAATCTTTACATTAAGGTTGGGCATGCACAAAGCCTTGATTGTAAGCAGCTGGGAGATAGCAAGGGAATGTTTTACGACAAAAGACAGAATCTTTGCCTCTCGACCAAAGCTTGTCGCCTCAAAGCTGCTTGGTTATAACTACGCCATGATGGGGTTGAGCCCCTATGGCTCACACTGGCGCCATGTTCGTAAAATGGCCACTCTCGAGCTCTTCACGAACCACCGCCTACAGCAGCTCCAACACGTTAGGGTGTCGGAGGTTGAAAGTGCGATTAAGAAGCTGTATGCGTTATGTGGTAATGGAAAGGAGAAAGCTTTGGTGGATATGAAGACGTGGTTTGGTGATATTACTCTCAATACCATATTCAGAGTAGTGGTCGGAAAACGATTCTCGACGGCGGTGGAGGGTGGCGGTAATGATGAGTATCGGAAGGCGTTGAGGGAATTCTTTGAATGGTTTGGAGTGTTTGTTCCTTCGGATTCATTTCCGTTTCTTAAATGGTTGGATTTGGGAGGACATGAGAAGGCCATGAAGAAGACGGCGGAGGTTTTGGATGACGTGTTTGATAAATGGGTGGAAGAGCGTCGGAAAATGAGAGCTTCCGATGAAGCGAAGACGGCGGAGCATGATTTCATGGATGTCATGCTTTCTACTGTTAAGGATTATGATGAACTTTCGAGCTATGACGCTAATACCGTTATCAAATCTACATGTTTG GCACTTATATTGGCAGGTTCGGATACGACGACAGTTACGATGATATGGGCTCTTTCTTTACTACTCAACAATCCCGAAGCACTCAAGAAAGCTCAGATTGAATTAGATGAACACGTTGGGAGACAGAAACAAGTGAAGGAATCAGACGTGAAAAATCTTGTATATCTCCAAGCAATTGTGAAGGAAACGTTACGTTTGTATCCTCCCGGGCCATTTGGCATTCCTCACGAATCTACTGAGGATTGTACTATTAATGACTATCATATTCCAGCAAGGACACGTTTGATGGTAAACATTCAGAAACTTCAAAGAGACCCACGAGTATGGGAAGATCCTTGTGAATTTCAACCAGAGAGATTCCTAACCCGTCATAGAGATTTTGATGTTAGAGGACAAAGTCCTGAGTTCATACCATTTGGAAACGGACGAAGGATGTGTCCTGGAATCTCATTTGCCCTTCAAATTATGCATTTAACTTTGGCAAATCTACTTCATAGATTTGAGATTGACAGGTCATCTAAAGAGTTAATGAATATGGAAGAAAGCGCGGGTATGACGAGTATTAGAAAGGGCCCACTCGAGGTGGTTTTAAGTCCACGTCTCCGTCTTTGA